GCCAACCGAAGTTCGGGAAAAAGCAATTATTACGATAGGAGAGTTAATGGAAGGTTATACCATCCATCAGATGGTTTAGAAACGAAGCATATACAGAACATATCAGGATTCCACGGGCAGAAACAGCCCTGAAAACTTATACCGAAACTTCCACTTCGAATGAATGGACACCGAATATGAGCGCTTATCAGTTCCGGGCGATCTCTGCAACCGTCGTAGACAGAGGCTGGCAAAGCTACCTATCTCCCCCACAGCATCCAGTTCGTCCTGTCGGTCAAATCTTCTTCTGCGAGAACTCGTTCTCGAACGAACTCCCACCCCCACCCGATTAATGTATTTCCCTCGAAAACCAGGGGCGTCAACATGTTATCCGTAACTTTCCTTTCCCGGTAACTCGCATCCCAGTATCCCATACGCATTCCGAAAACATTTGCATAGTAATATAGAACTTCATAGGTTCTGTTTCCGATCTTCTTAATCTCGGTTCTGTATGGGTTTTGCACTTCCAGTTCGCGATAGCCTGCTAAAAATCCCTGGTAGTAAACCTCCTCTTTTACTTTTTCCGTACCTGTCCCCATGATTTCCACCACTTTCCCCTTGCTCATTCCGATTTGGAGCTTTCGCAGATTCGATGCATTCGTGGCTCTTACATCCCTGACCTGTACTTGAGAACATCCGTAAAGGGATATTACCATTATGGCCAAAACAACCGGTCTTTTCATCACCTGTCCCTCCTTTCTTTCACGGGTGACCGTGTGAAACTGAAAAAATGAGGCCGACCCTGCCAGCCAGTGACCTTCATCATCCCTCCTCTTTTCATCAAGCAGAGATAATCGGTATTTTCTTATCCACTCTTATTTGCCGATTTCGGAATCAAAACAATATTCAGCCTCTTTTTCTATGGTTTCGCCCTCCGGCGCTTTTGCGGCCCGATAACCGGTGGACTCTATCGCCTTACCGATCGCTTCCAGATCGGTTTCAGTGGGGAGATATTCCACCGTTGCCTCCCTGGTTGCCAGGTTAACTGATGCACTCATTACTCCCGGAGCAGCGGTGAGAGTCCCCTCGATCTTCGATACGCTGGAAGCGCAGGTCATTCCCTTGACTCCTATTCTAACCGAGCNNNNNNNNNNNNNNNNNNNNNNNNNNNNNNNNNNNNNNNNNNNNNNNNNNNNNNNNNNNNNNNNNNNNNNNNNNNNNNNNNNNNNNNNNNNNNNNNNNNNNNNNNNNNNNNNNGAGGACGGAAATTTTCACCGTGATACCCTCCGATTTCCCCGTAATCCAGGTTCAAGTGAAAACCGGACCTTTCTCCGGGTGGAGAAAACTCTCAACCAGGGTTTGAAAATCCTCTCTTCCCTGCTACCGTAGAGGGGAAAATAGTCTCTCCCGACCAGTTCTCCATCCGGCACACCGTTATCCGTATATACCGGTTCTCTGGCAAACCGGTAGTTATCCACGCTTTTGGAAGATGTGCCGGTTGCAACCTCACCGTATTCGAACCCGGAAGCCGGCAGCCCAGCTACCACCAGAGCAAACACGAGTGCCAGCGACAGCGACCATCGGCTGTTCCGGAGCCAAAAAGAGAGGAGTCTGCCTATCAATTTCATTTCTTTCACTCCATCACCGGTTATCATCTTCTCATCTGTGCACGATGTATGCCCGCGAAGGGATATGAGGCTGAAAAATGTAACCTGTCAAAATCAATGGGTTATCTCGTAATCGTGGAAAACAGTCACACGGAAAAGGTTGCCGCAACTGAATAATGTTTTCGCTGTTTGGTGGGTGGAGCGTAAAATTATTTCACACCCTATGGCGGGGGACGTAAAAACAGGAAAGGCCCTCTGGGAGGGCCTTTTGGGGTTTAAAGAAGGGATGTTGGGAGGGAAAAGTAAAGGGGATAGTTTTTCAGAAGGATGTCTCCCGGTAAAGCCGGGCCGTATAATCGTCCAGTAAAACGACCAGTCTTTCCATTTCCAAACCTCTAATTTATATTTTTCTATGACCTGGCCATCCGCTCGCCAGTTGATCGACCAGATCGGGAACGTGTCCGTGCCATACTTCCATACCCTTGAAAAATTGAGCAATCAATGTACGCACGACAGCTTCCCCCTACGCCGCTTCCTCCCTTTGAAGCCAGATTGACTTCAGATCATCCAGTCTGGGAACGAACATGGGAACATGCTCCATATACCTGTGGTACCCCTCTCCGAAAATTGCCAGCATATCCCGTTCCTCTTTCCGGGCAAGGCGGTAGTAGACGAAAAATATCATCGGCGACAGGATGAGCGTTATGAGAGTCGGCCAGTGAATAAGCTGTCCCACGACAACGAGAAAAATTCCTGTATACTGGGGATGCCTGATTATGGAGTAAGGGCCATCGGTAACCAGCCTCTTCTCCCGTGAGGCGGCGTAAACCCTCTGCCAGGCTACCGCAATCAAATAGATGCCGGAAAATATCACCGCAAATCCCAGAAACATCTCGATCATCGCGGCAGCTGTCCCCTCCTTGATGAAGAATGACCAGAGATGTCCGTTCGCGTGGACCCACGGAATGTCTATTTTGAAGACCGCACTGAGAAGATATATGGTGAGTGGAAAACCATACATTTCTACATAGAGGGCTATGATGAACGCGTGAACCAGTCCCGCACTCTTCCATTCCCTCCACGATTTCGGTGAGAGATATCGGTAGAAGATCCACGAAGCCAGAACGATCATGATCAATGCCAATCCCCATGTCCCACCGAGGGATTCTTTTTCCATTCCACTTGCCTCCTTTAACGAGTTTCTTTTATTAAGAGCACCTATCGTGCCACCTCTCTGCAATTATCTGGACATGGGAGAAAATAGTTGAATTATAGCCGGATATTCGTGGTCATTCTGTGCTTCAGGCGTTAACCCCTTTACTCCAAGAAACGGTTACGGTGAGTATTTTTTTCCAGGTCATCCGATTTTCGGGCAATAATTTTACATCCCGGCCTTATAACTCCCGACCATTAGTATCCAACGGTTTTGCAAAACTATCCCCCCGGGCATCAGGACATCTTCTCAGACGTCGGGCGATTTGCATGCCGCACCCCGGGGGGGAGGAAAGCCATCAATGATCTCTCATCAATAAGAAATGGGTCAGGGGGCAGAGAACGAGGAGTGCAAGAACATAGAATTCACCTATGTATCCAAGGAGGTATAAAGTGAGGACCCCGGCAATTATCAGGAAGCAGCAGTAGCCAGCAAGGCTCAGCATCCAGTGACGCACCCTGTTTTTTTTCTTTACGCCCATCATTATGCCTTTTCTCATAATTGATCGTGGCGGTAATCCGAGGAGGACTCGATAACAGATTTCTGAATCCACGATCGTTTGATTTGCAAAAAAGATGCCCATCTGATTTTAACGCCAATTAATCAGGGATCGATCCCAGCCCTTAGCGCCCTTTCCCGGTCACCGCCCTATCATCTCGGTAATTTCGCTGGCATTCGATCATTCATATGAAATGGAGGCATAAATCTTCTGGAATTCAAAGAGGAAATCTTATATTTTTATTAAGGGAGATAGCCTTGTATATGCTGAAAAAATATTTGACAAAGCTCTATATTCCAGCGATAAGCATCATCACCGTGGTGCTCATCCTCCTGATCATCCTCATCGTCTCGACGCAGAAAAACCTCAACAGGCAGAAAAAGATCATGGAGGAGGCGTTGCATGAAAAGGGAAGCCTGGCACTGAGATCCCTGGATTCGTCTATCGCCGGAGTGCTTCGCGAAAATGGAGACCTGAAAGAAACCCTATCGGTTCACGCTCCCCCCTTGCTGGATGACCCTGACCTGCTCTATGTCTACGTGGTTACTCCTGATGAGGAAATTTTATTTCATAGCGACAGGGAAAAATCCCGCCAAATTCCCTTTCACAGGGAATTGACTGAAAACGTCATGCGGAAGGGGACGGCAGTCAAGATTACGAGGGACCAGGCCTTGATGGAGATGGGGAGGAAGGTGGGGGGCTTTGTGGAAGTCGCGGGTCTCGACATGAAAAGGATAAAGGCTGCCAGGAAGAGGGACATCAACCACGCCATTTTCATGGGAATGATCCTGCTTTCACTCGGTACGGCTTCCATATATTTCGTCTTCATGGCCCAGAATTACTACCTCGTGAACAGAGCTCTAGAGAGAATGCGGTCATTTACCGACAACGTGATGGAAAACATGCCCAGTATCCTCATATCAGTGGACCCAGACGGAAAGATCGTTACGATAAACAAAGCCGCGAAGAACCTCCTGAATCTTACGGGCAAAGAGACCGGTAAAATGGGAATTTTCGATATCCTTCGCCCGGAAGACAGCACGGTGCACGAGGCCCTTGAGCGGGATGAGAGCGCCTATGAATTAGAGGGCCTGGTAACCATGCCCGGGATTACCGAAAAGATACCCATTTCGGTGAGTGCGAGTCACGTGTACGATAGTTCCAGAAACAGGATCGGTAGTGTGTATATTCTCAGGGATTTGCGGGATATAAAATCTCTTCAAGCGAAGGTGATAAGAACGGAGAAGCTCGCCATGGCCGGAACACTTGCATCGGGGCTTGCCCATGAAATAAGGAACCCCCTCAGTTCAATAAGGGGATTCGTCCATTTCTTCAAAAAACACTTCACCGCACCGACGAAAGAAAGGGAATACCTCGATCTGATGATCTCCGAGATCGACAGGGTAAATAGAACAATTGCTGATCTTCTCAATCTTTCAAGGCCCAAAGAACTTGAGTTCAAAGGGAATTCGATCCTCGAGGCGGTGAAAAACGTGGTATCCATTGCGAAAGGGAAAGCCGATGAGGCGGGGGTCATACTGAAAAGTAATCTGAACGGGAACGTTCCGTCGGTCTACTTCGATGCCGATCAGGTACACCAAGCTCTTCTGAACATAGTCATTAACGCGATAGAGGCAACCCCTTCTGATGGAACGGTACATATCGGGGTTCGCCACGACGGGGAAAAAAATCTCGTGCTCGTCGAAGTGTCCGACACGGGCAGTGGAATCGACAAATCCGTTATGGAACGCTTATTCGATCCATTCTTTACAAGCAAAGAAAAGGGAACGGGCCTCGGCCTTGCCCTCGTTCAAAGCGTGATGGAAATGCATGGATGGGATATCTCTGTGGACAGTAAAAGGGGAGAGGGAACCCAATTCACTATCTCGATACCGGTCGAGAAAGAGGGAAAAAAAGTTGGTCAAAAGCAAGAGAAAGAAGAACATCCTCGTCGTGGATGACGAGGTAAGCCACAGGGTAATGCTTCGTGCGAACCTGGAGGGAGAAGGGTATCTCGTATACGAAGCCGAGGATGGGGAAAGAGCCGTGGAAATGGCGGCGGAAAGGTCGTTCGACTGCATTCTGATGGACATACGAATGCCGAGAATGGACGGCATCTCAGCGCTCAGGAAAATAAAAGATAGTGCATCTTCCGTAGCTATCGTGATGATGACCGCATACGGGTCCGTTAGCACAGCCGTAGAGTCACTGAAGTCGGGCGCAGAGGACTACGTGATGAAGCCGGTAAACATCGACGAGCTCCTCATAAAGCTGGGAAAGATCATGGAGTTCAGATCCATGGAGGAGGAAATTCTCACCATCAGGGAGCGCCT
The sequence above is drawn from the Deltaproteobacteria bacterium genome and encodes:
- a CDS encoding PAS domain-containing protein, encoding MLKKYLTKLYIPAISIITVVLILLIILIVSTQKNLNRQKKIMEEALHEKGSLALRSLDSSIAGVLRENGDLKETLSVHAPPLLDDPDLLYVYVVTPDEEILFHSDREKSRQIPFHRELTENVMRKGTAVKITRDQALMEMGRKVGGFVEVAGLDMKRIKAARKRDINHAIFMGMILLSLGTASIYFVFMAQNYYLVNRALERMRSFTDNVMENMPSILISVDPDGKIVTINKAAKNLLNLTGKETGKMGIFDILRPEDSTVHEALERDESAYELEGLVTMPGITEKIPISVSASHVYDSSRNRIGSVYILRDLRDIKSLQAKVIRTEKLAMAGTLASGLAHEIRNPLSSIRGFVHFFKKHFTAPTKEREYLDLMISEIDRVNRTIADLLNLSRPKELEFKGNSILEAVKNVVSIAKGKADEAGVILKSNLNGNVPSVYFDADQVHQALLNIVINAIEATPSDGTVHIGVRHDGEKNLVLVEVSDTGSGIDKSVMERLFDPFFTSKEKGTGLGLALVQSVMEMHGWDISVDSKRGEGTQFTISIPVEKEGKKVGQKQEKEEHPRRG
- a CDS encoding isoprenylcysteine carboxyl methyltransferase; amino-acid sequence: MEKESLGGTWGLALIMIVLASWIFYRYLSPKSWREWKSAGLVHAFIIALYVEMYGFPLTIYLLSAVFKIDIPWVHANGHLWSFFIKEGTAAAMIEMFLGFAVIFSGIYLIAVAWQRVYAASREKRLVTDGPYSIIRHPQYTGIFLVVVGQLIHWPTLITLILSPMIFFVYYRLARKEERDMLAIFGEGYHRYMEHVPMFVPRLDDLKSIWLQREEAA